The region TCCTGCATGTAAATGTCGGCTACATGCCGCACCATGAGGTCCTGCGTGCCATCGAGCTGCTGGGCACCAAGGTGGCCCCTATCGTGCATGCGGAGTTAGCCCGAACTGAGGGAAAATAACTGCGCGCAAGCACAGCAAATCATACCCAAAGCACCTCAAGGCCCACTCTGCGCCTGAGGTGTTTTTTTGTGACGTCATCTGAAGCTTCTTATCTTATCTTCGTATCGTCCGGCGTTCATTCTCAGCCAAGATTACACCAGGGCCTGAATCACAGGATACGAAATCAGATTCCGGTCTCTGTACGCCGCGGTGATTACATCCTGATGCGAGCTTAGAATCCCATTCTGCAGCAGCACCGCCTTAATTCCCCTCTCGGCAGCGCCGTTATAGGTGAACAGAACACAATGCTCAGCGGCATAGCCGGAGAGGATCAGCAGATCGATCCCCTGCTCCCGCACAAGCTTTTCCAGATCCGTCTTCCAAAAGGCATTCGAGTATTCCTTCTTCACGTTGAAATCCGTCTCCTGAACCTCGACTTCGGGGATGATCGCGAACTTCGCTTCCTCCGCCGGCTGCATGCCCTCAATGTCCTGAATATGAATGACGGCATGTCCCTTGGCGCGCAGCAGTCCCGAGACAAAATTGATATACTCGCAGGCGCGGTCAATTTCCTTCTGCTCTACCCCGCTCACATGGACCTCTTGCAGATCGATAATTAACAATCCGATTTTCACTGCTGCTTCCCCCTATCCGTTGATCCTTCCACCTTACCTGATGCCGGATGTTCATTCAACCGCTTCTGCCAATCGATTCTTGTATATGTGGTCTCATACGCTGTACCGTCTTCTTTATAAAAAATCGCTGTTTTCAAATATGGCTCCGTAACCGCCTGATAACCGAGCCTGGTAACCAGTTGTATCATTCTGGGATTCTCCAGCGGATCAACACTGGTAAACAGTTCAGCATAGCCCAGCTTGCGGGCCAGTTCCTCATGGTAACGGATCAGAGCGGAGCCTACACCTTGTCCCCGGCTGGCTTCTTGTACATAGAGGTCACTTAATTTGGCACCGCTCTTTCCATTTAACTTCAGCAGCCCGAACCCGGCAATCCTCCCATCCTTCTCAGCGGCAATAAAGCAGATGTCCCCGTGCTTCTGCTGGTCCAGATACTTGCGGAATAAGCCCTCGTGATTACGGATTGCACATAGACTACCCAGATCGCTCCCGCTGGCGGCTCTTATGTTATATTCCATTGCTGCCTCCTCTCACAGATCTTATCCCTAGAATTGTAGCATCAATTGGCACTGAACCGGAATCTCCCAACACAAAAAACTGCAGTAGAATGATCCATCGGAATGGACCTTCTCTGCAGTATGGTTTGTCTTCACAGCTATCCTGATCCGGTTATTCTTTGACTCCGCCCAGTGCTACACCTGCGATAATATAACGGGACAGCAGGAAGTAGACTACGAACAGCGGCAATGCGGTCAGCGCCAGCCCCATATAAATCGAGCCGAAGGAGGTCTTGTATATATCCCCTTTCAGCAAGCTGACCATGATCGGCATCGTATACTTCTCCTTCTGAGTAAGGAGGATTAACGGCATGAACAAGTTGTTCCAGTTGCCCACGAAGGCGAAGATTGCCTGCGTCGCGACTGCCGGAACCATCAGCGGCAAGATAATGCGGTTAAAAGTTTTGAACTCACCCGAACCGTCCACACGTGCTGCTTCCACGATCTCTATGGACAGCGTAGCCAGCAGATACTGGCGCATAAAGAACACTACTGCCGGTGCGGCAATTGCAGGAAGAATCAGCGGAAGGAAGCTGTTGGTCCAATGTATTTTATACATGAACTGATAGAAACCAATGGCACTTGCCTGAGAGGGAATCATCATTACACATAAAATAAAGGTAAAGAATGCCCCGCGCAGCCTCCAGCTATAAGTCACTAGACCGTACGCCGCAAGGGATGAGAAATAGACAGTCAGGAGAGTGGCTGAAGCAGAAATAATAAATGAATTCATGAACCCCTGAATCGGATCGAAGCTCTTTTCGAGCAGCACCCGCAGGTTGTCCATCATATGGGATGAAGGCAATAGTGAGAGACCGCCTTGGATTTCTGACGAAGAGCGGGTGGCGTTTACAAACATGATCCAAAACGGTAGGATGCTGAGCACCGCCAGAGAGATGCAGACGATATAGATAATCGTTTTATTGATCGTCCGGGTGACATTTCCGTCTTTTTGATTATTGTCCATGTGCTACGCCCCCCTTTTGGCTGCTCTTGTTGGATTTCCGATGCATTTTTTCGATTTTTTTAAGTCTTGCCGCGTCACGGTCACGCATTAGATAGAACACAAATGCAGATAATATTCCTGAAATCAAGAACATAATCATACTCGCAGCAGCAGCACGGTTGTACAAATAGCTTCCTTTAAAAGCTTGCCCATAAATGAACATGGACGTAGTAAGCGTAGAGTCATCCGGTCCGCCTGCAAGGAAGAGCTGCGGAATATCAAACATAGTCAAGCCACCGACCATAGATGTAATCAGCGTGAATAACAGAATGGTACGTAAACTTGGCAGCGTGATCCGGAAGAATGTTTGAACTCCGTTTGCGCCGTCAATCGCCGCAGACTCGAAGAGCGCAGGATTGATACCCATAACACCTGCGATAAGAATAATCATGGTGTTTCCGTACCACATCCAGAACTGGATGAATGCCACAATGCCCCGCGCTACCGTCTTATCCTGGAGGAAGTAGATCGGAGCGTCGGACCAGCCCATCATTTGAAAAAAGCTGTTTACCGGACCCATCGGATAGCCAAACAGAGTGCTGAATAGCAAGGCGATTGTACCGGCAGTAATCACATTTGGCATATAGAGCAGAACCTTGAAAAAGCCTTGTCCCTTAATTTTAAGACGCTGGTTAGTGAACCATGCAGTGAGTAAGAGCGCCAGAAGGATCTGGGGAACGAAGTTAAGGATCCAGAGCAACCCGGTGTTAATCAGAGACTTCCGGAAAGAGGCGTTACTAAGGATCAAATCTTTGAAATTCTGAAAAGGATTATCCAAAATATGTATGGGTTTTGGTATTAATCCCTGCAAATCAGTGAACCCGATGAATGCGGTGTATAAAATAGGATAGAGCGAGAAGATCAGAAAAGCCAAAACAAACGGAAACGTAAAAATGTAGCCAAATTTAGAGTAGTTCACACCTTTGCGGCGCATGCTCTCACCCCTTTAGTTGATATGAAGGGGCGGGATGACTCCCCCGCCCCTTCGTTTGATTTTTATTCGCTATCGATATTAAGTTGATCTTTGACTTGCTGTTTGAAGGTTTCGATTGCTTTATCACGGGCCTTATTGCCTGCAGTATATTCGCGTACTTGATCACGCCAGAGCTTGTTGATCGTTTCGTCGAATGCAGTCAAGTTCTTACCGGAAGCGTTGGCATTCGCCGGAACAAAGATATCGAAAATGTTCTGTCCGCCAACGAGTTCCAAGTCACCTTTAGACTTATCCATAACAACGGAGGAAGCAACGCTGTCCTTCGCACCTTGCTCGCCATCTTTCAACGTTCCGTTAGCCCAGTAGTACTGGAGTCCGGTTTCAGTGGTGTCGAGTGTTACCCACTTGATAAAGTCTGCAACAGCCTTTTTCTTGGCTTCGTCCTTGACTACGTCTTTGTTAGCAAGCAGCCAAGTGCCTCCCCAGAAGAATCCTGTTGGTGATTCAGTAACTGCCCAGTCACCCTTTGTATCTTTGGCATGTTCGCTTAACGTATAGTTAATGAGCCAAGCGGGACCGAAGAAACCGAAGACTGGTTTTTCGCCAGTGCCGTTCATATCAGCGAACCAGGCTTCTTGCCAATCTGTCGTATCGTTATAGTAGTTATTGTCTTTAAGCTTCTTGGAGAGATCAAGGAATTCTTCACGTTTCGGATCAATATGCAGCTTGCCATCAACAATCCAGCCTTTATCAGAGCTGTTTTCGATCGCGTGCCAGATATCGCCGTCACCGGAAACTGCGGCATATCCTTTAGCTTTCAGCTTCTCTGCTGCACTGAAGAATTTATCCCAGCCGGGTCCAACCTCTGTCTTGATCTTGGCCGGATCATCAGTTCCAAATACATCCTTGGCAAGCGAGCGACGATAGATAAAGGCTCCGCCTGTAGCCTGATAGCCGAGACCTTTCAGCTGTCCGTCAGTGCTGCTGCCGATATCTACAGAATACTGGGCGATGCCTGCATCCTTAACCATTTGATCCGTAAGGCCCAGGTCCGCATAGTTGGCTGCAAAAGTGGATGCATCACCTTGTGTATATTTGAGTACGAATGCGCCTTCAGTAGCATAAATATCAGGTGCATCTTTGCCGCCGGCAGCTAGCGCCTGGTCAAGCGCAGGCTGATATGCGCCGTCTGTAGTTGCTACAATCGTAGTTTTGAACTCCACATTTGCCTCTGGATGGATTTCCAAATACTTCTTAGTCATGTTCGGAATTTCATCGGTGAAGCTCCACAGATTGATCGTTACCTTCTCACCGCTGCCTGCTTCCGGAGCTTTGGTCGCCTCTGCCGCATTCGATGCAGCCGGAGCCGTTGTTGCAGCTGCGCCGGACGAGTTATTACCCGAGTTCCCGCCGCATCCTGCCAGAGCAGATGACACCACGAGTACTGTTGAGAGTCCCGCTAAAACACGCTTCATACTTTTCATACTTTGCCTCCCCTTTTATATTCATCCTCGGTTTTTTGTAACCGCCTTCATATTATAGTGCCTGTCCCTTTCCGGCATAAGGAACCCTCATTGGGAAAAATACCACTATTTATGGGTTCTGCTCTAAAAGTACAAAAAAGACGCCTGGGCTATATGCCGAAGCGCCTTAATACGCAGGAGAAGAATCAATCGTGATGGATCTCTCTACTCTTAATGATTCTTGCCAGAAGCAGGCCGTCGCTAAAATAGTATGCCTCATTTCTGGAAATGATAGCTGGATACAGATTGACCGCGATGGTCCATCCATTCAGAATGATGAAAATCAGGGGAAGGAAGTAGTTGTCTTCGTTGCCGATTCCCATTGTAATATAAACCAGAATTATTGCAGCAAGCTGGAACATTACCCCGCCAAGAGCAAATATGGTAGAACGCAGCCTGCTGAATTTTTCACTGCTCCCCATAAGTGTTAACCCGCCGAAGCCATAGCAGAAAATAAATAAAGTTCCGCAAAATGATACACGCCAGAACGGCTTTCGTTCTCCAAGTGTTACTATTGGTACAGGATAGCCCACGAGTTTCCCGGCCAAATAATGCCCAAGTTCATGAATGAACGTGACCAGATATTTTAACAATGTCACCATAACCGTAAGGAACACCGTATTCACCACTGACGGCTCCTTAATGGATAACAGGAGAATAAAGACGATAAACAGCATCACATATGCAAATGTCCGATTCAAGTAGAACCCTACCTTTACGATATATTTTTCACCGTTAACGAATAATTATCTGAATTCATTCTATCTAACTATGGCCCTTTGGGGTATAAGTAATTAGCCGCCCGGGCTGAAAATCTTGAAACTTGTCATACTATATAACGTAAATTTGGACCATACAGACTAAAGAATAACTAACGGGAGAGGAGCTTGTATCTGATGGAGTATTACCGCCGCAATATATCAGACACCTTGAAAGAAGTCGACAGTTCCGCAAGCGGGCTTACGTCTGCTGAAGTAGATAACCGGCTGGCCAAGGAAGGCTACAATGAGTTGAAGGGCAAAGCGAAGGACCCGCTCTGGAAGCTGTTTCTGGAGAATTTCAAAGATCCTATGGTCATTGTGCTGCTCATCGCGGCTACCGTTCAGATCGTAATGGGACATATTATGGAGTCTGTTATCATCTTCGTCGTGCTGATTCTGAATGCTGTAATCAGTGTGGTGCAGACCCGGAAGGCGGAGAGCTCACTGGACGCCCTGCGCAAAATGTCCGCACCCGAAGCCAAGGTCATGCGGGACGGGGCCTTACTGTCGATTCCGGCAAGGGAGCTTGTCCGGGGAGACATCGTCTTCCTGGAGGCTGGTGATTATGTGCCTGCGGATGGACGGATTATTGAATCCGGGAGTCTGCGGATTGATGAAGGCATGCTGACCGGCGAATCTGAAGCCGTAGATAAGCATACCGATCCTATCCCGCAGGATGCTCCGCTGGGCGACCGGCGCAATATGGCCTTCAGCGGCTCGCTGGTCGTCTATGGCCGGGGAACCCTGGTCATTACAGGAACGGCGCTCGGTACTGAGCTAGGGAAGATTGCCGGGCTGATCGAGAGTGCCGAAGCCAAGCAGACGCCCCTGCAGCGCAAGCTGGAGAGCTTCGGCAAAAAGCTGGGGATCGCCGTCCTGCTGCTATCCGTGCTGATCTTCTCCATTCAGGCCGCACGCGTCTGGCTCTCGAATGACACGGTGGATACCACCGAAGCCATCCTGAATGCCCTGATGTTCGCTGTAGCAGTAGCCGTCGCCGCTATCCCCGAGGCGTTATCTTCTATCGTAACCATTGTACTCTCCGTGGGCACGAATAAGATGGCCCGGCAGCATGCCATTATCCGTAAGCTGCCCGCTGTAGAGGCACTGGGATCAACGAGCGTCATTTGTACGGACAAGACCGGGACGCTGACCCAGAATAAAATGACGGTTGTCGATTATTTCCTCCCCGGAGGCCCGAAGGAGCAGTTCAAGCT is a window of Paenibacillus sp. FSL H3-0469 DNA encoding:
- a CDS encoding site-2 protease family protein; translated protein: MNTVFLTVMVTLLKYLVTFIHELGHYLAGKLVGYPVPIVTLGERKPFWRVSFCGTLFIFCYGFGGLTLMGSSEKFSRLRSTIFALGGVMFQLAAIILVYITMGIGNEDNYFLPLIFIILNGWTIAVNLYPAIISRNEAYYFSDGLLLARIIKSREIHHD
- a CDS encoding GNAT family N-acetyltransferase, which encodes MEYNIRAASGSDLGSLCAIRNHEGLFRKYLDQQKHGDICFIAAEKDGRIAGFGLLKLNGKSGAKLSDLYVQEASRGQGVGSALIRYHEELARKLGYAELFTSVDPLENPRMIQLVTRLGYQAVTEPYLKTAIFYKEDGTAYETTYTRIDWQKRLNEHPASGKVEGSTDRGKQQ
- a CDS encoding carbohydrate ABC transporter substrate-binding protein gives rise to the protein MKSMKRVLAGLSTVLVVSSALAGCGGNSGNNSSGAAATTAPAASNAAEATKAPEAGSGEKVTINLWSFTDEIPNMTKKYLEIHPEANVEFKTTIVATTDGAYQPALDQALAAGGKDAPDIYATEGAFVLKYTQGDASTFAANYADLGLTDQMVKDAGIAQYSVDIGSSTDGQLKGLGYQATGGAFIYRRSLAKDVFGTDDPAKIKTEVGPGWDKFFSAAEKLKAKGYAAVSGDGDIWHAIENSSDKGWIVDGKLHIDPKREEFLDLSKKLKDNNYYNDTTDWQEAWFADMNGTGEKPVFGFFGPAWLINYTLSEHAKDTKGDWAVTESPTGFFWGGTWLLANKDVVKDEAKKKAVADFIKWVTLDTTETGLQYYWANGTLKDGEQGAKDSVASSVVMDKSKGDLELVGGQNIFDIFVPANANASGKNLTAFDETINKLWRDQVREYTAGNKARDKAIETFKQQVKDQLNIDSE
- a CDS encoding sugar ABC transporter permease, coding for MRRKGVNYSKFGYIFTFPFVLAFLIFSLYPILYTAFIGFTDLQGLIPKPIHILDNPFQNFKDLILSNASFRKSLINTGLLWILNFVPQILLALLLTAWFTNQRLKIKGQGFFKVLLYMPNVITAGTIALLFSTLFGYPMGPVNSFFQMMGWSDAPIYFLQDKTVARGIVAFIQFWMWYGNTMIILIAGVMGINPALFESAAIDGANGVQTFFRITLPSLRTILLFTLITSMVGGLTMFDIPQLFLAGGPDDSTLTTSMFIYGQAFKGSYLYNRAAAASMIMFLISGILSAFVFYLMRDRDAARLKKIEKMHRKSNKSSQKGGVAHGQ
- a CDS encoding carbohydrate ABC transporter permease; the protein is MDNNQKDGNVTRTINKTIIYIVCISLAVLSILPFWIMFVNATRSSSEIQGGLSLLPSSHMMDNLRVLLEKSFDPIQGFMNSFIISASATLLTVYFSSLAAYGLVTYSWRLRGAFFTFILCVMMIPSQASAIGFYQFMYKIHWTNSFLPLILPAIAAPAVVFFMRQYLLATLSIEIVEAARVDGSGEFKTFNRIILPLMVPAVATQAIFAFVGNWNNLFMPLILLTQKEKYTMPIMVSLLKGDIYKTSFGSIYMGLALTALPLFVVYFLLSRYIIAGVALGGVKE
- a CDS encoding isochorismatase family cysteine hydrolase, whose translation is MKIGLLIIDLQEVHVSGVEQKEIDRACEYINFVSGLLRAKGHAVIHIQDIEGMQPAEEAKFAIIPEVEVQETDFNVKKEYSNAFWKTDLEKLVREQGIDLLILSGYAAEHCVLFTYNGAAERGIKAVLLQNGILSSHQDVITAAYRDRNLISYPVIQALV